Genomic DNA from Leptotrichia wadei:
ATAAATCCAGCAAGACAAAGTGAAATTATAAAACGTGGTTATGAAATGGGGCAAAGCCGTGTAATCTGTGGTTATCACTGGCAAAGTGACGTCGATGCAGCCCGTGTGGTAGCAAGTACAGTTGTTGCAACACTGCATTCAAACAGCGAATTTAATGCTCAATTAGCTAAGGCAAAAGCAGAATTTCAAAGACTTAGCAGAAAAAAATAATAAATATTAATTCAAAAAAACAGCTTTATTTCAAATTTATTTCAAATTCTGAAGATAAAAACTGTCTTTAGTATATTTATTAAAAAAATTATTAGGTTCTAGCCTTTTAAATAAATTATTTTAGACTTTTTCTTAATTTACAAATACATTCTATCATAAAAATATATTTTTAAAATGAATTCAAACTGAATAAAAAACTATAATTATTTTAAAATTAAGCTAATTTTACCTGTTAATTTAAAAAAATGGGGCATCAATTGTAATGCCCTTATATTTTTTATTTAGTTAAATATTTTTTATAAAAAAATGGCGTACCCGTGAGGAATCGAACCCCAAGCCTTCTGATCCGAAGTCAGACGCTCTATCCAGTTGAGCTACGAGTACACAAAAAGTAAGTTTTAATAACTTACTTTGCCAATACTTTTAATATTTTAGGGCTTAATGTTTCTTTATTTTTTAGTAAGATTTTTTTAACTTGATCGTTATTTTTCCCTTTTAATGTTTTCATTGCCTTTGTACAAACTCTTACTCTAACTTCTTCATTGTTAATAGTTA
This window encodes:
- the rpmB gene encoding 50S ribosomal protein L28, with product MQRCEVFGKTVSHGNRVSHSHKATKRIWRPNLQTMLLTINNEEVRVRVCTKAMKTLKGKNNDQVKKILLKNKETLSPKILKVLAK